The genome window GAAAGAACTTATGGATGCCGGCCTCGTGACAAACCCCTACGATTTCGCAAAATACAACGGATTCTGGGTCAATGTCAGGACAAAACACATCCCGGCAGATGAGCTCTCCTTTCTCAGATGGAAGCTCCACCGTGAATTTTTCCTGATGGCGGAACCATCACCCATATACCGGAAACTGATGGGCCCGGGCTATTACTACAGGAAGTATAAGATCTTCAGGAAGAAGCTGGATGTCTGGTGGAAGACGGAAAGGAAGGCATACGAAGAGGACATGGAGAAGTTCCGCAAGGTAAACGAATACCTGTAGCCCCCATGCCTTTTTAATTGACTGTCTCTACCTCGCACTCACACTCAAGCGCAAGGGCCTGGGATATCCGGCTCTTATCCCTGTAGATGGTTATCCCCTTGCATCTGCTCTCGTAGGCAAGCATAAACGTCTTTTCCACCTCCTTCTTTGACGTGGCGGAAGAGAAATTTATGGTCTTCGATACCGCATTGTCCGTGTACTTCTGAAACGCCGCCTGCATCCTGACGTGCCACTCCGCGGGGATGTCCCTGGCGGTCACAAAGACCCGTTTTGTCCCGTCGGGTATGTAAGGGATAGACTGGATGGAACCCTCTTTTGAGATTTCTTCCATAAGCCTGTCGGAGTAAAACCCCTCCCGGTGCGCCGTCTCAACAAACAAATCGTAGACCTCAGGGATAAACTCCTCGTCCAGGATGCGCCTGCCGAAGGAAAAGGCGAATATCGGCTCTATACCGCTGGAGCAACCGGCTATGATGCTGATGGTGCCGGTCGGGGCGATAGTGGTGCGGGAGACGTTTCTGTAGCGGGGCCCGCCCGCTTTATCGTATATACTCCGCGAGAAGTTGGGGAATACACCCCGCTTTTCCGCCCGCTCGATTGACGCGGCGTTGGCCTCACCGGAGAAGAACTTCATCAACTCCTCAGCCGCACCAAGGGCCTCTTCAGAATCATAAGGAATGCCCATCTTCACCAGCATGTCGGCAAAGCCCATGACACCAAGCCCTATCTTCCTGTTGCCCTTGCTCATCTCCTCAACCTGCGGCAGCGGATACTTATTTACGTCTATGACGTTGTCAAGGAAGTACAGCCCCCATCTTATAACTTCCCTGAGCCTGTCCCAGTCAACTCCGGGTCTTTTACCGTCACCGTCCTTCAACATCCCGGAGAGATTCACCGAACCCAGCACGCAGGACTCGTACGGCAGGAGCGGTTGCTCGCCGCACGGGTTTGTGCTCTCTATTGCGCCCAGCTCAGGGGTAGGGTTAGAGGCGTTTATGGTATCAAGGAAGAGTATCCCCGGCTCGCCCGTCTTCCACGCCTCCTCCACAAGCCTGTCAAAGACCTCTCTGGCCCTGAGCTTCTTCACCGTCTTCCCCGTGCGGGGATTAATGAGCCCATATTCCCCGTCATCCTCCACCGCCTTCATGAAGGCATCCGTCACACCCACAGAGACGTTGAAGTTGGTAAGGACTCCCTGACGGTTCTTACAATCTATGAATTCCAGTATGTCGGGGTGTGTAACGTGGAGGACGGCCATGTTGGCGCCCCGGCGGAATCCGCCCTGGTTAATGACCTCCGTGGCCTCGTTGAATATCCTGATAAAGGAGACCGGGCCGCTGGCGGGCCCCCCTGAGGTGCTGACTATATCATTCTTCGGCCTGAGTCTGGAAAAGGAAAACCCCGTCCCCCCTCCGCTCTGGTGGATGAGGGCGGAAAACTTTACCATGTCGAATATATGCTCGATAGAATCCTCCACGGGCAGCACAAAACACGCCGCCAACTGCTGGAGCCTCCTGCCGGCGTTCATAAGCGTGGGCGAGTTGGGCAGGAACTCGAGCCTCGACATCATACCGTAAAAGGCCGCTTCAGCCTCCCGGGGGTCCTCCCCGTAAAGGGCGTTCGCGCCGGCCGCATTGCGGGCCACCCGCCTGAACATCTCCTCCGGAGACTCTATACAGCGGCCCTGCCCGTCCTTCCTCAGGTACCTCTTCTTTAGTATCAGCAGACCTGTTGGAGATAGTTCTATTTTCTCGGACTTTTTTCCCATAACACGATTCTCACACAACCCTCAACTACATAGTGTAGCGATGCCGGATATAAATGTCTATATGTTGTATGCTTGAAAATGCAACGGACAAAGACACGAGGGTTTTCCAAGGAAGACGTCGCTCTATCTGAGAAATGATAAGGAGAGGTAAGGGTAAGGTGGGTTCTCAAGTAAAGAGGTTATTTGAGGCCGTATTTGTCGAGCTTTCTGTAGAGTGTGCGCTCGCCTATGCCAAGGAGTTTGGCAGATACGCCTCTGTTGCCCTTGGCTGAGGCCAGCGTGTTTTTTATAAGGTCTCGTTCCATCTCCTCAAGAGACATTCCCGCCAGCGGTTCCTGCTGGCACACCTTCCCCGCGTCATCCGGAAAAACGTGGCCGGGGATATCTTCCACACCAAGGGTGTCACCTTGCGCCAGCACCACCATACTCTCGATACAATTTTTTAGTTCTCTTACGTTGCCGGGCCAGGAGTACTGGAGAAATCTCTTTCTAACCTCAGGT of Candidatus Bathyanammoxibius amoris contains these proteins:
- a CDS encoding adenosylcobalamin-dependent ribonucleoside-diphosphate reductase — translated: MGKKSEKIELSPTGLLILKKRYLRKDGQGRCIESPEEMFRRVARNAAGANALYGEDPREAEAAFYGMMSRLEFLPNSPTLMNAGRRLQQLAACFVLPVEDSIEHIFDMVKFSALIHQSGGGTGFSFSRLRPKNDIVSTSGGPASGPVSFIRIFNEATEVINQGGFRRGANMAVLHVTHPDILEFIDCKNRQGVLTNFNVSVGVTDAFMKAVEDDGEYGLINPRTGKTVKKLRAREVFDRLVEEAWKTGEPGILFLDTINASNPTPELGAIESTNPCGEQPLLPYESCVLGSVNLSGMLKDGDGKRPGVDWDRLREVIRWGLYFLDNVIDVNKYPLPQVEEMSKGNRKIGLGVMGFADMLVKMGIPYDSEEALGAAEELMKFFSGEANAASIERAEKRGVFPNFSRSIYDKAGGPRYRNVSRTTIAPTGTISIIAGCSSGIEPIFAFSFGRRILDEEFIPEVYDLFVETAHREGFYSDRLMEEISKEGSIQSIPYIPDGTKRVFVTARDIPAEWHVRMQAAFQKYTDNAVSKTINFSSATSKKEVEKTFMLAYESRCKGITIYRDKSRISQALALECECEVETVN